A part of Eubacterium sp. AB3007 genomic DNA contains:
- a CDS encoding ABC transporter ATP-binding protein produces the protein MIIMNDVCKQFGKVRALDGLSIHVKKGSIYGLVGSNGAGKTTAIRHLIGMLRPDQGEILLDQMPVWENPALKERIGLIPDELYFPHGYSMKDMARWYSRTFQCWDEGRFQAMTETFGLDPTRRVRTFSKGMKKQAAFSLVMACMPDFLLLDEPIDGLDPIVRKQVWKVIVEDVAERETTVLVSSHNLKEMEGICDSIGILSHGRCVLEKDLDDLRGRMHKVQVAFPNGQWPQELSEKLGLPQKDRGEEPVVALRTSEHPKAGLATRDPALPEVLHRERRGSVDLLILRGDMDEIRALLTEQDPVLLDVLPLTLEEIFIYEIGGEDHDIDALIF, from the coding sequence ATGATCATAATGAACGATGTCTGCAAGCAGTTCGGCAAGGTCCGGGCGCTGGATGGGCTGAGCATACATGTGAAAAAGGGTTCTATCTATGGTCTGGTGGGCAGCAACGGAGCCGGCAAAACCACCGCGATCCGGCATCTCATCGGAATGCTTCGTCCGGATCAGGGGGAAATCCTGTTGGACCAGATGCCGGTGTGGGAGAACCCGGCGTTGAAGGAAAGGATCGGCCTGATTCCAGATGAACTGTATTTCCCCCACGGATACAGCATGAAGGACATGGCCCGCTGGTACAGCAGGACGTTCCAATGCTGGGATGAGGGACGGTTCCAGGCCATGACAGAAACGTTTGGACTGGACCCGACAAGACGTGTGCGTACGTTTTCAAAGGGAATGAAAAAACAGGCGGCGTTCTCTCTGGTCATGGCGTGTATGCCGGATTTCCTGCTTCTGGATGAGCCTATCGATGGGTTGGATCCCATCGTCAGGAAACAGGTCTGGAAAGTGATCGTGGAGGATGTGGCGGAGAGGGAGACCACCGTTCTGGTCTCTTCCCACAACCTGAAGGAAATGGAAGGCATCTGCGATTCCATCGGTATTTTGAGTCATGGACGCTGCGTACTGGAAAAGGATCTGGACGATCTGCGGGGACGCATGCACAAGGTTCAGGTTGCCTTTCCGAACGGGCAGTGGCCACAGGAACTTTCGGAGAAGCTGGGGTTGCCCCAGAAGGACAGAGGCGAGGAACCGGTGGTGGCACTGCGTACATCGGAGCACCCGAAAGCGGGGTTGGCAACCAGAGATCCGGCTTTGCCGGAGGTCCTTCACAGGGAACGACGGGGATCGGTGGATCTGCTGATCCTGCGAGGGGATATGGATGAGATCCGGGCACTGCTGACGGAACAGGACCCTGTTCTGCTGGACGTGCTACCGTTGACGTTGGAAGAGATTTTTATATACGAGATAGGAGGTGAGGACCATGACATCGACGCGCTCATATTCTGA
- a CDS encoding TIGR04076 family protein — protein MAKKVTITLVDRLGPCGCHRGHRVGDSWDYDTQRGELCPMAMHTLFPMIDILRYGGTLPVSKAGDCRFCCPDADVVNVFRLESD, from the coding sequence ATGGCAAAGAAAGTGACGATCACTCTGGTGGATCGGCTGGGTCCATGTGGCTGTCACCGGGGACATAGAGTCGGAGATTCCTGGGACTATGATACACAGCGTGGCGAGCTTTGTCCCATGGCGATGCATACGCTGTTCCCTATGATCGATATTCTGCGGTATGGGGGCACGCTTCCTGTGTCCAAGGCTGGGGATTGCCGGTTCTGCTGTCCGGACGCAGATGTGGTGAATGTGTTCCGCCTGGAGAGCGATTGA
- a CDS encoding GH1 family beta-glucosidase, which produces MKFPKEFKWGAASASYQTEGGAFEDGKGLSIWDTFSHVKGHIAGDFTGDTACDTYHRLEEDLDLLQQLGIPCYRFSISWPRILPTGQGSVNQAGLAFYDRMVDGCLARGIEPWVTLFHWDLPQALQEEGGWENRATAEAFREYATVIATHFQGRISHYITINEPQIAIGLGYDAGIHAPGLTLPPERVFACWHNMLLAHGLATDTIRRIDPDCSIGISSTGAIGYIPEHPVETPQALADWTFHLPADPDVDATHWFSHQWVLDPVCMGRYPDDPGSPWTEAAATVDPEDLRLICQPLDFIGLNIYNGTELDPASGYTPVPRYPGFPRTSLKWPITPPVLYWGCRLISERYHLPVVITENGQSCHDRIFRDGQVHDPDRIDFLENYLEELSLACKDGVPVRGYFHWSLTDNLEWHSGYDDRFGLIYVDYRDQRRIPKDSAAWYARLIAEQRQTK; this is translated from the coding sequence ATGAAATTTCCAAAGGAATTTAAATGGGGCGCCGCCAGTGCGTCATACCAAACCGAAGGCGGGGCCTTCGAAGACGGCAAGGGGCTGTCCATCTGGGATACCTTCAGTCATGTGAAGGGACACATCGCCGGTGATTTCACCGGCGACACGGCCTGCGACACCTACCACCGACTGGAGGAAGATCTGGATCTTCTTCAGCAACTTGGGATCCCTTGCTACCGATTCAGTATCAGTTGGCCCCGGATCCTGCCCACTGGCCAGGGTTCGGTCAATCAGGCGGGTCTGGCATTCTATGACCGTATGGTGGACGGATGCCTCGCTCGGGGGATCGAACCATGGGTCACTCTGTTTCACTGGGATCTTCCGCAGGCTCTGCAGGAGGAAGGAGGCTGGGAGAACAGGGCCACTGCAGAAGCTTTCCGGGAGTACGCGACAGTCATCGCTACTCACTTCCAGGGCCGGATCTCACACTACATCACCATTAATGAACCGCAGATCGCCATCGGTCTGGGATACGATGCCGGTATCCATGCGCCTGGATTGACACTTCCACCGGAGCGGGTGTTCGCTTGCTGGCACAACATGCTTCTGGCCCACGGACTGGCCACAGACACCATCCGCCGGATCGATCCGGATTGTAGCATCGGCATCTCCTCCACCGGTGCCATCGGCTACATCCCGGAGCATCCTGTGGAAACTCCCCAGGCGTTGGCAGACTGGACCTTCCACTTGCCTGCAGATCCAGATGTCGATGCAACCCATTGGTTCAGTCATCAGTGGGTCCTGGATCCGGTCTGCATGGGCCGCTATCCCGACGATCCCGGGTCTCCCTGGACCGAGGCAGCAGCGACGGTGGATCCTGAGGATCTGCGCCTCATCTGCCAACCTCTGGATTTCATCGGATTGAATATTTACAACGGAACGGAACTGGATCCGGCAAGCGGCTATACACCTGTCCCCCGCTATCCCGGATTCCCTCGCACCTCGCTGAAGTGGCCGATCACACCGCCGGTTCTTTACTGGGGCTGTCGACTGATCAGCGAGCGCTACCACCTTCCTGTGGTGATCACCGAAAACGGCCAAAGCTGCCATGATCGGATCTTCCGAGACGGCCAGGTCCACGATCCCGACAGGATCGATTTCCTGGAAAACTATCTGGAGGAGCTGTCCCTGGCCTGCAAAGATGGAGTCCCTGTCCGGGGGTACTTCCACTGGTCACTGACAGACAATCTGGAGTGGCACTCCGGGTACGACGACCGGTTTGGGTTGATTTACGTGGACTACCGTGATCAGCGGCGCATCCCCAAGGATAGCGCCGCCTGGTACGCCAGACTGATCGCGGAGCAGAGGCAGACAAAATAA
- a CDS encoding GH36-type glycosyl hydrolase domain-containing protein, whose protein sequence is MRYGYFDDQNLEYVITDPRTPLPWINYLGNEDFFRLISNTAGGYCFYRDARLLRLTRYRYNNTPLDSNGHYYYIKDGNTVWNPGWQPVQASLDSYTCRHGLGYSVFESSKNRICARQEVFVPLGSPCEVTRLTLRNDSHEEKVLDVFSYIEFCLWDAQDDSTNFQRNLSIGEVEVLGSEIYHKTEYRERRRHYAVFSVNTPVDGFDTDRDQFMGPYQGPACPAAVAEGISRNSLASGWAPIGSHHLKITLAPGESVSRIFVLAFCENPKDQKFEAPGIINKAPAREILSHFRTDQQVDDSLAALKAYWTELLSRFHIQSGDEKLDRLVNIWNQYQCMVTFNMSRSASYYESGMGRGMGFRDSCQDLLGFVHLIPTRARQRILDIANTQFPDGSAYHQYQPLTKRGNEGVGSGFNDDPLWLIAGTAAYLRETGDFSILEERCTFDNDESNQASLMEHLRRSFQYTLHNRGPHGLPLIGRADWNDCLNLNCFSEEPGESFQITGPSEGPVAESVFIAGMFVKYGREYAEICQSQGLKAEAIQVLESVEAMERAVLEAGWDGEWFLRAYDAFSSPVGSHCCEEGQIFIEPQGMCVMAGIGLESGEAAKALASVEKRLETEYGIVLLQPAYTSYHPELGEITSYPPGYKENAGIFCHNNPWIVCAETALGHGSRAFSLFRKTCPIYLEDISEIHRTEPYVYCQMIAGRDAVRTGEGKNSWLTGTAAWTFTAMSQHILGIRPTLNGLQIDPCIPADWKGFSCVRKYRGAEYHITVRNPEGVEKGIATLLVNGKEVTESCIPVPPEGSVLQVEVIMG, encoded by the coding sequence ATGAGATACGGCTACTTTGACGATCAGAATCTGGAGTACGTGATCACCGATCCCAGAACGCCCTTACCATGGATCAACTACCTGGGCAATGAAGATTTCTTCCGATTGATCTCCAACACCGCCGGCGGCTACTGTTTTTACCGGGACGCCCGTCTGTTGCGCCTCACCCGCTATCGATACAACAATACCCCCCTCGACAGCAATGGCCACTACTACTATATCAAGGACGGAAACACCGTCTGGAACCCGGGATGGCAGCCTGTCCAAGCCTCACTGGACAGCTACACCTGCCGCCATGGGCTGGGGTACTCGGTATTCGAAAGCAGCAAGAACAGGATCTGCGCCCGTCAGGAGGTGTTTGTCCCTTTGGGCAGCCCTTGTGAGGTCACCCGCCTCACCCTCCGCAACGACTCCCATGAGGAAAAAGTGCTGGATGTGTTCAGTTACATAGAATTCTGCCTTTGGGATGCACAGGATGACTCCACCAATTTCCAACGCAACTTATCCATTGGGGAAGTGGAAGTACTGGGCAGTGAGATCTATCATAAGACCGAATACAGGGAACGCCGTCGTCACTACGCGGTATTCTCTGTCAACACTCCTGTGGACGGATTCGACACCGATCGGGACCAGTTCATGGGCCCCTATCAGGGACCTGCCTGCCCCGCTGCCGTAGCCGAAGGCATCAGCCGGAACAGTCTCGCCAGTGGTTGGGCACCGATAGGCAGTCATCACCTGAAGATCACCCTGGCACCAGGCGAGAGCGTCTCTCGGATCTTTGTTCTGGCGTTCTGCGAAAACCCGAAGGACCAGAAGTTTGAAGCCCCGGGAATCATCAACAAAGCCCCCGCCCGGGAGATCCTGTCCCATTTCCGCACCGACCAGCAGGTGGACGATTCCCTGGCTGCCCTAAAAGCCTATTGGACAGAACTGCTCAGCCGTTTCCACATCCAGAGCGGTGACGAAAAACTGGATCGCCTGGTGAACATCTGGAACCAGTACCAGTGCATGGTCACCTTCAATATGAGCCGCTCCGCCAGTTACTACGAGAGCGGGATGGGAAGAGGCATGGGCTTCCGTGACTCCTGCCAGGATCTACTGGGCTTTGTGCATCTGATACCGACACGTGCCCGACAACGGATCCTGGACATCGCAAACACCCAGTTCCCAGATGGCAGCGCTTACCACCAGTATCAACCACTGACCAAGCGTGGCAACGAGGGCGTGGGCAGCGGTTTCAACGACGACCCTCTCTGGCTCATCGCCGGCACCGCCGCGTATCTGCGTGAGACAGGAGACTTCTCCATCCTGGAGGAACGCTGCACCTTTGACAATGACGAGAGCAACCAGGCCTCGTTGATGGAACATCTGCGTCGCAGTTTCCAATACACGCTGCACAATCGGGGGCCTCATGGTCTTCCATTGATCGGCCGGGCAGACTGGAACGATTGTCTGAATCTGAACTGTTTTTCCGAGGAACCAGGAGAGAGTTTTCAGATCACCGGCCCCAGTGAGGGTCCAGTGGCGGAGAGCGTTTTCATCGCAGGTATGTTCGTGAAATACGGACGGGAGTACGCGGAGATCTGTCAGTCTCAGGGACTGAAGGCAGAAGCAATTCAGGTATTGGAGTCAGTGGAGGCGATGGAGCGGGCAGTTTTGGAAGCCGGCTGGGATGGAGAATGGTTCCTGCGGGCCTATGACGCTTTCTCTTCACCGGTGGGAAGCCACTGCTGTGAAGAGGGGCAGATCTTCATCGAACCACAAGGGATGTGCGTTATGGCCGGCATAGGACTGGAATCCGGCGAAGCCGCCAAGGCCCTTGCCAGTGTGGAGAAACGGCTGGAGACGGAATACGGCATCGTGCTTCTTCAACCTGCCTACACCTCCTACCATCCGGAGTTGGGAGAGATCACCTCCTACCCGCCAGGCTACAAAGAAAACGCCGGGATCTTCTGCCACAATAACCCATGGATCGTATGTGCGGAGACAGCGCTGGGACACGGCAGCCGGGCCTTCTCTCTGTTTCGGAAGACCTGCCCGATCTATCTGGAGGATATCAGCGAGATCCATCGCACCGAGCCCTACGTGTACTGCCAGATGATCGCAGGCCGGGACGCCGTCCGCACCGGAGAGGGAAAGAACAGCTGGCTGACCGGCACGGCTGCCTGGACCTTCACCGCCATGAGTCAGCACATCCTGGGAATCCGGCCCACGCTAAACGGACTTCAGATAGATCCATGCATCCCGGCCGACTGGAAAGGGTTCTCCTGTGTCAGGAAGTACCGCGGCGCGGAATACCACATCACGGTCAGGAATCCTGAAGGCGTAGAGAAGGGGATCGCCACCCTGCTTGTAAACGGCAAAGAGGTTACAGAATCCTGCATCCCGGTCCCTCCAGAGGGAAGCGTACTGCAGGTCGAAGTCATAATGGGGTAA
- a CDS encoding LacI family DNA-binding transcriptional regulator produces MTTIKDISKACGVSPATVSKALNGYPEISAETVELVRRTAREMRYMPDAAARSLKTKTTHNIGVLFMDGTRSGLTHEYFSLILNSVKEEAEVRGYDITFISRYIGGSEVSFLEHCRYRRCDGVVIACVDFENDSVVELVRSEVPVVTIDYTFDNVSCILSDNFEGAYALTSYLLDAGHRKIAFIHGEDSSVTRKRLNGFYQAMEHRGVEVRDEYVVTGQYHSTEIARKVTRSLLDLSDPPTAIMYPDDYAYLGGATEIRSRGLSIPEDISTVGYDGINLSTLIDPTLITWHQNAEEIGRQSARKLIETIEHRKASAAEQISVAGEMLNGCSVRKIDF; encoded by the coding sequence ATGACCACGATCAAGGATATTTCAAAGGCATGCGGAGTCTCTCCTGCAACGGTTTCCAAGGCGCTTAACGGGTATCCCGAGATCAGTGCAGAGACCGTGGAACTGGTTCGGCGTACCGCCCGAGAGATGCGGTATATGCCAGACGCGGCGGCCAGATCGCTGAAGACGAAGACCACACACAACATTGGCGTGTTGTTTATGGACGGAACCAGAAGCGGACTGACCCACGAGTATTTTTCGCTGATCCTCAACAGTGTCAAGGAGGAAGCGGAGGTGCGGGGATACGATATCACCTTCATCAGTCGATACATCGGCGGATCGGAAGTATCGTTTCTGGAACACTGCCGCTACCGGAGATGTGACGGTGTCGTGATCGCGTGCGTAGACTTCGAGAACGACTCAGTGGTAGAACTGGTCAGGAGCGAGGTGCCGGTGGTGACCATCGACTACACCTTCGACAACGTCAGTTGTATCCTGTCGGATAACTTCGAGGGAGCTTATGCGTTGACGAGTTACTTGCTGGACGCAGGTCACCGCAAAATCGCGTTCATTCACGGTGAGGATTCCTCTGTAACCAGGAAGAGGCTGAACGGGTTTTATCAGGCGATGGAGCATCGCGGGGTGGAGGTCAGAGACGAGTATGTCGTCACCGGACAATACCACAGTACGGAAATCGCCAGAAAGGTCACCCGCAGTCTTCTGGACCTGTCGGATCCGCCAACTGCTATTATGTATCCTGATGATTATGCTTACCTCGGTGGAGCGACAGAGATTCGGAGCAGGGGCCTATCTATTCCGGAGGACATCAGTACCGTGGGCTACGATGGGATCAACCTGTCGACGCTGATCGATCCGACTCTGATCACATGGCATCAGAATGCGGAAGAGATCGGACGGCAGTCCGCGCGGAAGCTCATCGAGACCATCGAACACCGGAAGGCCTCTGCAGCTGAGCAGATCAGCGTTGCTGGCGAAATGCTGAACGGATGCAGTGTCAGGAAGATCGATTTCTGA
- a CDS encoding ABC transporter substrate-binding protein produces MKKNLKLFASLALSIAMIFTMTACGGGGSSEEASSEAEGTTLNVWCWNDEFQTRFNDYYPEVKEVAKDGSTTTLNDGTVVKWIIEPNDGNNYQNKLDEALLKQENADADSKIDIFLVEADYARKYINSDAAMSVADLGVEEATSDQYDYTKEVVTDGDGVLKGVSWQACPGLIAYRRSIAKDVLGSDDPEKVQEALADWDKFGETAQKMKDAGYKMLSGYDDTYRPFYNNDKAPFVEDGKTLNVDQNIMDWVAMTKEYTDKGYNNKTSLWSAEWNADQGKKSKVFCIPACTWEIDFTLTGNADPDGTKDPAKSAWGDYAVCQGPVSWCWGGTWICAANGTDNPKLVADIMTKMTTDEEILKKIATEKGDFVNSQKVIADLAKNYEGNDFLGGQNHYALLSDAAADLSLKIASPYDQGIIEKMQAAFKDYYDGNVSLDKAKSNFEKSIKEIYPEIKEVNWPE; encoded by the coding sequence ATGAAGAAGAATTTGAAACTATTCGCAAGTCTGGCTCTCAGTATAGCCATGATTTTCACCATGACAGCTTGCGGCGGTGGCGGCTCCAGTGAGGAGGCCTCGTCTGAGGCTGAGGGTACCACTCTGAATGTCTGGTGCTGGAATGACGAATTCCAGACAAGATTCAACGATTACTATCCGGAAGTCAAGGAAGTTGCCAAGGATGGATCTACCACAACGCTGAACGACGGTACTGTCGTGAAGTGGATCATCGAACCAAACGATGGTAACAATTATCAGAATAAACTGGATGAGGCTCTTCTGAAACAGGAGAATGCAGATGCTGACAGCAAGATCGACATCTTCCTGGTAGAGGCTGACTACGCCAGAAAGTACATCAACTCTGACGCTGCTATGTCTGTTGCTGACCTGGGTGTGGAGGAGGCCACTTCCGATCAGTACGACTACACCAAGGAAGTCGTCACCGATGGCGATGGCGTTCTGAAGGGGGTTTCCTGGCAGGCCTGCCCGGGGCTGATCGCCTACAGACGTTCTATCGCAAAGGATGTCCTGGGATCCGATGATCCGGAAAAGGTTCAGGAAGCACTGGCTGACTGGGACAAGTTCGGTGAGACTGCCCAGAAGATGAAGGACGCCGGCTACAAGATGCTGTCCGGTTACGATGATACCTATCGTCCGTTCTACAACAACGACAAGGCTCCGTTCGTCGAGGATGGAAAGACTCTGAACGTTGACCAGAACATCATGGATTGGGTCGCCATGACCAAGGAGTATACCGACAAGGGATACAACAACAAGACTTCCCTGTGGTCCGCGGAGTGGAACGCTGACCAGGGCAAAAAGTCCAAGGTATTCTGCATCCCGGCCTGCACATGGGAGATCGATTTCACTCTGACCGGTAATGCGGATCCGGATGGGACCAAGGATCCTGCCAAGAGTGCATGGGGTGACTATGCCGTATGCCAGGGCCCGGTATCCTGGTGCTGGGGCGGAACATGGATCTGTGCCGCTAACGGAACAGACAACCCGAAGCTGGTTGCAGACATCATGACCAAGATGACCACCGATGAGGAGATCCTGAAAAAGATCGCCACTGAGAAGGGTGACTTTGTCAACTCGCAGAAGGTCATCGCTGATCTGGCCAAGAACTACGAGGGGAACGACTTCCTGGGAGGACAGAACCACTACGCACTGCTCTCCGACGCCGCTGCTGACCTGAGCCTGAAGATCGCTTCGCCGTATGATCAGGGCATCATCGAGAAGATGCAGGCAGCCTTCAAGGATTACTACGATGGCAACGTTTCTCTGGACAAGGCTAAGTCTAATTTTGAGAAGTCCATCAAGGAAATCTATCCTGAGATCAAGGAAGTGAACTGGCCGGAATAA
- a CDS encoding carbohydrate ABC transporter permease produces the protein MDKKKTTKEKDVNYARWGYIFIAPFFIVFFVFQFIPLVQTIYYSFFEYYRSGLTIIGPNPVGLENYRMLFNSDFLGYAGNTVIMWLAGFIPQIIISLLLAAWFTDVRMRLRGTQFFKVVIYMPNLIMASAFSMLFFALFSDNGPVNSFLVSAGILDHGFRFLSSVSGTRGLVALMNFLMWFGNTTILLMAAVMGISPTMFEAAELDGCSPRQIFFRITLPMIRPILVYVVITSMIGGLQMFDVPQILTNGRGTPNRSATTLIMFLNNHLFSKNYGMAGAISVILFIISAILCLVVYFTLNTDDSSRRKKKKRARAARKEVA, from the coding sequence ATGGACAAGAAAAAGACAACTAAAGAGAAAGACGTCAATTACGCACGGTGGGGATACATATTTATAGCGCCATTTTTCATTGTTTTCTTTGTATTTCAGTTCATCCCGCTCGTGCAGACGATCTATTACAGTTTCTTCGAATACTACCGCTCCGGGCTGACGATCATCGGGCCGAATCCGGTGGGACTAGAGAACTACCGGATGCTGTTTAACAGTGATTTTCTGGGCTATGCGGGGAACACGGTGATCATGTGGCTTGCCGGGTTCATACCCCAGATCATCATCTCACTGTTGCTGGCGGCCTGGTTTACGGACGTGCGTATGCGGCTGCGGGGGACGCAGTTCTTTAAGGTAGTCATCTACATGCCGAACCTTATCATGGCCTCGGCGTTCTCCATGCTGTTCTTCGCCCTGTTCTCTGACAACGGACCGGTGAACTCTTTTCTGGTGTCGGCGGGGATTCTGGATCACGGATTCCGGTTCCTTTCCTCCGTCAGCGGAACCAGAGGGCTGGTAGCTCTCATGAATTTCCTGATGTGGTTTGGTAATACGACCATATTGCTGATGGCGGCTGTCATGGGCATCAGTCCAACGATGTTTGAAGCTGCGGAACTGGATGGATGTTCGCCCAGACAGATATTCTTCCGCATCACATTGCCCATGATTCGACCAATCCTGGTCTATGTGGTGATTACCTCCATGATCGGCGGTCTGCAGATGTTCGATGTGCCGCAGATCTTGACCAACGGGAGAGGCACACCGAACAGAAGCGCTACCACTCTGATCATGTTCCTGAACAACCATCTGTTCAGCAAGAACTACGGAATGGCAGGAGCGATCTCGGTGATCCTGTTCATCATCAGCGCCATCCTTTGTCTGGTGGTCTATTTTACGCTGAACACGGATGACAGCAGCAGGAGAAAAAAGAAAAAACGTGCTAGAGCTGCCAGAAAGGAGGTGGCATAA
- a CDS encoding carbohydrate ABC transporter permease: MDRDTSRVRTGIAYFVLIVLTFLCLFFFFILLINCTRSHNQIQAGFSFLPGHSFADNLSHVLNDAKLPVLSGIKNSLIVSGCCAALSTYFSALTAYGLYAYDFKLKRPAFVFIMLILVMPTQVSAMGFINLITKMGMINTLYPLIIPSVAAPAVFYFMYSYMQSSLPLDLVEAARMDGCSEIGTFNRIVIPIMKPALAVQAIFTFVTNWNNYFLPALILQDNSKRTLPILIASLRSADFLKFDMGKVYMLITIAIVPIIIVYIALSRYIVAGVALGGVKE; encoded by the coding sequence ATGGACAGGGATACATCCAGAGTGAGAACCGGAATCGCGTACTTCGTTCTGATCGTACTGACCTTCCTGTGCCTGTTCTTCTTTTTCATCCTGTTGATCAACTGCACCAGGAGCCATAACCAGATTCAGGCCGGATTCTCTTTCCTGCCAGGACACTCCTTCGCTGACAATCTGAGCCATGTGCTCAATGACGCCAAGCTGCCGGTACTTTCCGGCATCAAGAACAGCCTGATCGTGTCCGGCTGCTGTGCGGCACTGTCCACCTATTTCTCGGCACTGACCGCCTACGGACTTTATGCGTATGATTTCAAACTGAAGAGGCCTGCGTTCGTATTCATCATGCTGATTCTGGTCATGCCGACCCAGGTATCGGCTATGGGCTTCATCAACCTGATCACCAAAATGGGTATGATCAACACACTGTATCCGCTGATCATCCCCTCCGTGGCGGCACCGGCTGTCTTCTACTTCATGTACAGTTACATGCAATCCAGCCTTCCGCTGGACCTGGTGGAAGCAGCCAGGATGGACGGCTGCAGTGAGATCGGGACGTTTAACAGGATCGTCATCCCCATCATGAAACCGGCACTGGCCGTGCAGGCGATCTTCACCTTTGTGACCAACTGGAACAACTACTTCCTACCGGCACTGATCCTGCAGGACAACAGCAAGCGGACATTGCCGATCCTCATCGCCTCGCTGCGCAGTGCGGATTTCCTGAAGTTCGACATGGGGAAGGTGTACATGCTGATCACCATCGCCATCGTGCCAATCATCATCGTCTACATCGCACTGTCCAGGTACATCGTCGCAGGTGTAGCACTGGGTGGTGTCAAAGAATAA
- a CDS encoding ABC transporter ATP-binding protein, producing the protein MAGITFKNVVKTYDNGVTVIPDLNLEIKDKEFVVLVGPSGCGKSTTLRMIAGLETITEGDLYLGDKRMNAIPPKNRDIAMVFQSYALYPHMTVYKNMAFALAMKKTPKAEIEKKVRWAADILGLTDYLDRKPKELSGGQRQRVALGRAMVRDPEVFLLDEPLSNLDAKLRTEMRSQISLLHKRLGTTFVYVTHDQTEAMTMGDRICVMKDGLIQQYDIPQTLYDKPANLFVAGFIGSPQMNFVNAQVLKTEKGYALRFGDVSVPVDKAELAPYVGKDVILGVRPEHLHAEASYQTSGNTLKVHINLSEMMGSETFLHFDYAGAKMIAKVATKALTPGEADITLALEIDEIHLFDKETELSIL; encoded by the coding sequence ATGGCTGGAATCACATTTAAAAATGTAGTGAAAACATATGACAACGGAGTGACGGTCATTCCGGATCTGAATCTGGAGATCAAGGACAAGGAGTTCGTGGTATTGGTGGGGCCTTCCGGCTGCGGCAAGTCCACCACGCTTCGCATGATTGCCGGATTGGAAACGATCACTGAAGGCGATCTCTACCTGGGAGACAAGCGTATGAACGCGATTCCGCCCAAGAACAGGGACATCGCCATGGTATTCCAGAGTTATGCCCTGTACCCGCATATGACCGTCTATAAGAACATGGCCTTTGCATTGGCCATGAAGAAGACCCCCAAGGCGGAGATCGAGAAGAAGGTCCGCTGGGCGGCGGATATCCTTGGGCTGACGGACTATCTGGATCGGAAACCGAAGGAACTGTCCGGTGGACAGCGTCAGCGTGTGGCGCTTGGGAGAGCCATGGTCCGTGACCCGGAGGTGTTCCTTCTGGACGAACCGCTGTCCAATCTGGATGCCAAACTGAGAACGGAGATGCGCAGCCAGATCTCTCTGCTGCACAAGCGGCTGGGTACCACCTTTGTCTATGTTACCCATGACCAGACCGAGGCCATGACCATGGGCGACAGGATCTGCGTCATGAAAGACGGTCTGATTCAGCAGTATGATATCCCACAGACACTGTACGATAAGCCGGCGAATCTCTTTGTGGCGGGATTCATCGGTTCTCCGCAGATGAACTTTGTGAATGCGCAGGTCCTGAAGACGGAGAAAGGCTACGCTCTCCGGTTCGGAGATGTCAGTGTACCTGTGGACAAAGCCGAGCTGGCGCCCTATGTGGGCAAGGACGTGATTCTGGGCGTGCGTCCGGAACATCTGCACGCAGAGGCCTCTTATCAGACATCCGGTAACACGTTGAAGGTTCACATCAACCTCAGCGAGATGATGGGCTCGGAGACCTTCCTGCACTTCGACTACGCCGGTGCCAAGATGATCGCCAAGGTAGCCACCAAGGCCCTTACGCCGGGGGAGGCCGATATCACCTTGGCTCTGGAGATAGACGAGATCCACCTTTTCGACAAGGAGACAGAACTGTCTATTCTTTAA